From the Perca flavescens isolate YP-PL-M2 chromosome 21, PFLA_1.0, whole genome shotgun sequence genome, one window contains:
- the LOC114547926 gene encoding microfibril-associated glycoprotein 4-like — protein MKLVSVFLLLLAPLLASCQKLLQPVDCSAIYQQDKSKPSGVYTIYPAGKNSAVKVYCDMASEGGRWTVFQRRMDGKENFYRGWKEYKKGFGNAAGEYWLGLDNIYYLTNNKKSELLVDMEDFEGKKAFAQYSSFSVGAERGGFVLSVSGFINGGAGDSLSYHNGQKFSTSDKDQDKWPWNCATSFLGAFWYNSCNYANPNGVYLSGTNSTFSAVGVMWQTWKGRDYTLKSISMKIRPVL, from the exons ATGAAG ctggtttcagtcttcctcctcctcctggctCCACTGTTGGCCAGCTGCCAGAAGCTTCTCCAACCGGTAGACTGCAGTGCCATCTATCAGCAAGACAAAAGCAAACCCAGTGGAGTGTACACCATCTATCCTGCTGGAAAGAACTCTGCTGTCAAG gtGTACTGTGACATGGCTTCAGAAGGAGGACGGTGGACG GTCTTCCAGAGGAGGATGGACGGCAAGGAGAACTTCTACAGGGGCTGGAAAGAATACAAGAAAGGCTTTGGTAACGCTGCTGGAGAGTACTGGCTCG gtctTGACAACATCTACTACctgacaaacaacaaaaagagtgAGCTGCTGGTCGACATGGAGGACTTTGAGGGGAAAAAAGCGTTCGCTCAGTACTCTTCGTTCTCCGTCGGTGCAGAACGTGGCGGATTTGTGCTGAGTGTGTCTGGATTCATTAATGGAGGGGCAG GAGACTCCCTGAGTTATCACAACGGACAGAAGTTCTCCACCTCTGACAAAGACCAGGACAAATGGCCTTGGAACTGTGCCACATCATTCCTGGGGGCATTTTGGTACAACAGCTGTAACTATGCAAATCCAAACGGTGTTTATCTTTCGGGTACCAACAGCACTTTTTCTGCTGTTGGAGTGATGTGGCAAACCTGGAAAGGTCGTGACTACACCCTGAAGAGCATCAGCATGAAGATCCGTCCTGTGCTGTAG